A genomic stretch from Antarcticibacterium flavum includes:
- a CDS encoding YebC/PmpR family DNA-binding transcriptional regulator, which produces MGRAFEFRKARKMKRWSAMAKAFTRIGKDIVMAVKEGGPDPDTNSRLRAVIQNAKSVNMPKDNIERAIKRASDKSQGDYKIVLFEGYAPHGIAVLVETATDNNNRTVANVRAHFSKCDGNLGTSGSVEFMFDHTCNFRINAERIDPEELELELIDFGAEEVFKDENDILIYAPFESFGAIQKELENREIEILSSGFERIPQVTKKLSPEEAADVEKLLERLEEDDDVQNVYHTMEETED; this is translated from the coding sequence ATGGGAAGAGCATTCGAATTTAGAAAAGCACGTAAAATGAAGCGCTGGTCTGCAATGGCAAAAGCCTTCACTCGTATTGGAAAAGATATAGTAATGGCCGTGAAGGAAGGGGGGCCAGATCCAGATACTAACTCGCGGCTTAGGGCTGTAATTCAAAACGCCAAGAGTGTCAATATGCCTAAGGATAATATCGAAAGGGCTATTAAAAGGGCAAGTGATAAAAGCCAGGGGGATTACAAGATCGTTCTTTTTGAAGGTTATGCTCCCCACGGGATTGCTGTTCTTGTTGAAACAGCTACAGATAATAATAACCGGACTGTTGCCAATGTAAGAGCACATTTTAGTAAATGTGATGGGAATCTTGGCACCTCAGGTTCTGTTGAATTCATGTTTGACCATACCTGTAATTTCCGAATCAATGCTGAAAGGATAGATCCTGAAGAACTTGAACTGGAATTGATCGATTTTGGGGCTGAAGAGGTTTTCAAGGATGAAAATGATATCCTTATATATGCTCCCTTTGAGAGTTTTGGAGCCATTCAAAAGGAACTGGAAAACCGTGAAATTGAGATCCTGTCTTCAGGATTTGAAAGGATCCCACAAGTCACTAAGAAATTGTCTCCTGAAGAAGCAGCAGATGTTGAGAAACTCCTGGAAAGGCTGGAAGAGGATGACGATGTACAGAACGTATACCATACAATGGAAGAAACCGAAGATTAA
- a CDS encoding 4a-hydroxytetrahydrobiopterin dehydratase, which yields MKKLSENEISEKLKDLEGWSYSGNGIQTSFEFENFKEAFTLMTRIAFEAESQQHHPNWSNVYNQLEITLSTHDAGGVTEKDFELARAIEDIVNSD from the coding sequence ATGAAAAAATTATCAGAAAACGAAATAAGTGAGAAGCTAAAAGACCTTGAAGGATGGTCTTATTCCGGCAACGGGATCCAAACCTCATTTGAATTTGAAAATTTCAAGGAAGCTTTTACTCTTATGACCCGTATTGCTTTTGAAGCCGAAAGCCAGCAGCATCACCCAAACTGGTCAAATGTTTACAATCAACTTGAAATTACTTTGTCCACTCACGACGCCGGTGGTGTTACCGAAAAAGATTTTGAACTGGCACGTGCTATTGAGGATATTGTAAATTCAGATTAA
- a CDS encoding sugar nucleotide-binding protein → MKKILILGASGFIGNALYKELCSYFDTYGTYSSNAGPYSGNRKFFAFDQEAEDISVLLENLRPTIIISALRGNFDAQVHTHFSIINYIMQNDCKLIYISSANVFDAFTNYPSYEYDKTLSQSVYGRFKIKIENALLRLPNNKYNIVRLPMVFGSNSPRVLEIKNKIEFGEAIEVFPNVVVNATEITRVTQQIHYIINRKKQGVFHLGSNDLTHQHDLILDIAETLGYKNPLLKQVYDSNYDRFLAVLPKDNLLPKNLQISVQDVVRSSVIV, encoded by the coding sequence TTGAAAAAAATATTGATCTTAGGAGCAAGCGGCTTTATAGGGAATGCCTTATATAAAGAGCTTTGCTCCTATTTTGATACCTATGGCACCTACTCCAGCAATGCTGGCCCCTACAGCGGCAACAGGAAATTCTTTGCCTTTGACCAGGAAGCCGAGGATATAAGCGTATTGCTGGAAAACCTTCGTCCTACCATTATTATCTCTGCTCTGCGCGGGAATTTTGACGCCCAGGTGCATACTCATTTTTCCATTATCAATTACATAATGCAAAATGACTGTAAACTTATTTACATCTCATCTGCCAACGTTTTTGACGCTTTCACCAATTACCCTTCCTATGAATATGATAAGACTTTGTCACAAAGTGTTTACGGCAGGTTCAAGATCAAGATCGAGAATGCGTTGCTTAGACTTCCCAATAACAAATACAATATAGTACGCCTCCCTATGGTTTTTGGTTCCAACTCCCCGCGAGTCCTGGAGATCAAGAATAAAATAGAATTTGGAGAAGCCATTGAGGTATTTCCAAATGTGGTGGTGAACGCCACAGAGATCACCCGTGTTACCCAGCAAATCCATTATATAATTAACAGGAAAAAGCAGGGTGTCTTTCATCTTGGAAGCAATGACCTTACCCATCAACACGATCTTATCCTGGATATAGCCGAAACCCTGGGATATAAGAACCCCTTACTCAAACAGGTCTATGATTCCAATTATGACAGATTCCTGGCGGTCCTGCCCAAGGATAATCTCCTGCCTAAAAACCTGCAGATCTCTGTACAGGATGTGGTGAGATCTTCTGTGATCGTTTGA
- the gcvT gene encoding glycine cleavage system aminomethyltransferase GcvT: MKEIALTEVHKALNAKMVPFAGYNMPVSYEGVNAEHETVRKAVGVFDISHMGEFLVTGENALALIQKVCSNDASKLVDGKAQYTCMPNEEGGIVDDLIIYRINAEKYLLVVNASNIEKDWNWISQHNTMDAHIRDLSDEYSLLAIQGPKAAEAMQSLTDINLSEMKFYTFEVAEFAGAKNVIISATGYTGSGGFEIYFKNDDAVQIWEGVMEAGKDFGIKPIGLAARDTLRLEMGYCLYGNDIDETTSPIEAGLGWITKFTKDFINHEALKKEKEEGPKRKLIAFELDERGIPRQGYDIVDENGKIIGVVTSGTMSPSLDKGIGLGYIPAAMADAEEKVYIQIRKKAIPASQVKLPFYKG, from the coding sequence ATGAAAGAAATCGCTCTTACAGAAGTTCATAAGGCTTTAAATGCCAAAATGGTCCCATTTGCAGGATATAATATGCCCGTCTCCTACGAGGGTGTAAATGCTGAACACGAAACCGTGCGTAAAGCAGTTGGGGTGTTTGACATATCTCATATGGGAGAATTTCTTGTTACCGGGGAGAATGCACTGGCCCTAATCCAAAAAGTTTGTAGCAATGATGCCTCAAAACTTGTTGATGGGAAGGCACAATATACCTGTATGCCTAACGAAGAAGGAGGAATTGTGGATGACCTTATCATTTACAGGATAAATGCTGAAAAATATTTGCTGGTAGTGAATGCTTCCAATATTGAGAAAGACTGGAACTGGATTTCCCAGCATAATACCATGGATGCCCATATTAGGGATCTTTCTGATGAATATTCTTTACTGGCCATACAAGGCCCAAAGGCTGCAGAAGCTATGCAGTCACTTACAGATATAAACCTTTCTGAAATGAAATTCTATACCTTCGAGGTTGCTGAATTTGCAGGCGCAAAGAATGTGATCATTTCTGCTACAGGTTATACAGGTAGCGGTGGTTTTGAGATCTATTTCAAAAATGATGACGCAGTTCAAATATGGGAAGGGGTTATGGAAGCCGGAAAAGACTTTGGCATCAAACCTATAGGCCTTGCCGCAAGGGATACCTTAAGGCTGGAAATGGGGTATTGCCTGTATGGGAATGATATAGACGAGACCACATCCCCTATCGAAGCCGGTTTGGGCTGGATCACTAAATTCACCAAAGATTTTATCAACCACGAAGCCCTTAAAAAAGAAAAAGAGGAAGGCCCAAAACGTAAACTTATAGCATTTGAACTGGATGAGCGTGGAATTCCACGCCAGGGATATGATATTGTTGATGAAAATGGCAAGATTATTGGCGTAGTGACATCGGGCACTATGTCGCCTTCATTGGATAAAGGAATAGGACTGGGTTATATACCGGCTGCAATGGCAGATGCCGAGGAGAAGGTATATATCCAGATACGTAAAAAGGCTATTCCTGCTTCCCAGGTGAAGCTGCCTTTTTATAAAGGATAA
- a CDS encoding NAD(P)H-hydrate dehydratase encodes MNIYDVRYLAEADEKTIERQEITSTDLMERAATEAFKEIISRLEPGPVPIKVFAGIGNNGGDGLVIARLLLGEGYNVEVFIVDYSRNRSKDFLINYNKLKELGRPWPVSIKSEDEIPEIAETDIVIDAIFGIGLNRPAEGWVASLISKINLSSALVIAIDMPSGLFADKMPKTGHDIIKAHLTLTFQSPKLVFYLPQTGSYAGEVEVLDIGLDQDFLSSLPVRAKLIDHIQILDMYRPRDKFSHKGTYGHSLIIGGSYGKIGSISLTARAALRSGAGMVSIYAPSCGYEILQTVLPEAMVIMDEGDKEIMNIKYDLKPEVVCFGMGAGTSGTTTGAFRNLLEGIKFPMVIDADGLNMLSKNKEFLKLLPPQSVLTPHPRELQRLIGDWEDDLDKLDKAMEFLNKYSLVMVLKDAHTIILSGNEMYINDTGNPGMATAGAGDVLAGVITAFISQGYSPLEAAIIGTWLHGRAGDLAANELSYEGMIAGDITNYIGKAILELFKNDEDSS; translated from the coding sequence ATGAATATATACGACGTCAGGTATTTAGCTGAAGCAGATGAGAAAACAATTGAACGGCAGGAGATCACCTCTACAGATCTTATGGAGCGTGCCGCGACTGAAGCTTTTAAAGAGATCATCTCCCGGTTGGAGCCCGGCCCGGTACCGATAAAAGTATTTGCGGGCATTGGAAATAATGGGGGAGATGGGTTGGTGATAGCTAGGCTTCTCCTGGGCGAGGGTTATAATGTAGAGGTATTCATTGTCGACTATTCCCGCAATAGGTCCAAAGACTTTTTAATCAATTATAATAAATTAAAAGAGCTCGGCAGGCCGTGGCCTGTATCCATAAAAAGTGAAGATGAAATACCTGAAATTGCTGAAACAGATATTGTGATAGATGCAATTTTTGGAATTGGCCTTAATCGCCCTGCTGAAGGGTGGGTGGCTTCACTCATAAGCAAGATTAACTTGTCCAGTGCGCTCGTCATTGCCATTGATATGCCCTCGGGACTGTTTGCTGATAAGATGCCGAAAACCGGACATGACATTATTAAAGCTCATTTAACCCTTACTTTTCAGTCTCCTAAGCTTGTATTCTATTTACCGCAAACCGGAAGTTATGCCGGTGAAGTCGAGGTTCTGGATATTGGCCTGGACCAGGATTTCCTCTCCTCTCTCCCGGTGAGGGCAAAACTTATTGATCATATCCAAATTCTGGATATGTATCGTCCAAGGGATAAATTTTCGCATAAGGGTACTTACGGTCATAGTCTTATCATTGGAGGTAGCTATGGCAAAATTGGAAGTATTTCCCTTACAGCAAGAGCAGCATTGCGAAGTGGGGCTGGAATGGTGAGTATCTATGCACCATCCTGTGGGTACGAGATCCTTCAAACTGTATTGCCTGAGGCTATGGTAATAATGGATGAGGGAGATAAGGAAATAATGAATATTAAATATGATCTCAAACCGGAAGTAGTATGCTTTGGTATGGGGGCAGGAACATCGGGTACCACTACAGGGGCTTTTAGAAACCTTCTGGAGGGAATTAAATTTCCTATGGTAATTGATGCCGATGGCTTGAATATGCTCTCCAAAAACAAGGAATTTTTAAAACTGTTGCCGCCCCAGTCTGTATTAACGCCACATCCCCGAGAACTGCAGCGGCTTATTGGAGATTGGGAGGATGACCTGGACAAACTGGATAAAGCCATGGAATTTTTAAATAAATACTCGCTGGTAATGGTCCTTAAAGATGCTCATACCATAATATTATCGGGTAATGAAATGTATATTAACGATACAGGGAATCCCGGTATGGCAACGGCAGGAGCAGGAGATGTGCTGGCCGGGGTTATAACCGCCTTTATATCCCAGGGTTATTCTCCTCTGGAAGCAGCGATTATTGGAACCTGGCTCCACGGCAGGGCGGGAGATCTTGCAGCAAATGAATTGAGCTATGAAGGGATGATTGCGGGTGATATAACAAATTATATAGGAAAGGCGATTCTTGAGCTATTTAAAAATGATGAAGATTCTTCTTAA
- the hutH gene encoding histidine ammonia-lyase yields MEPYHYISSAVLDLQVIYDIIKNNKKLELSDEARLNIEKSRSFLDKKINENDKPIYGINTGFGSLCNVKISQENLTELQENLVMSHACGSGPKVKKPIIRLMLLLKIQSLSYGNSGVALTTVQRLVDFYNEDILPVVYEQGSLGASGDLAPLAHLSLPLIGKGEVYFKGEVLPGEEILKKFGWEPLRLQSKEGLALLNGTQFMSAHGIYALLETYKICYLADLVGAVSVDAFDCNMSPFDELVHMVRPHRGQIKTAERLREFLDGSEIAAKEKEIVQDPYSFRCIPQVHGATKDTISFVRKTFKTEINSVTDNPNIFIEANKIISGGNFHGQTLALALDYMAIALAELGNISERRTYQLVSGLRGLPTFLVENPGLNSGFMIPQYTAASIVSQNKMYAMPASIDSIVSSNGQEDHVSMGANGATKVLRVLDNITTILAIELFNASQALHFREPAKSSRFIEEFVGSFRELVPIVKEDQVMATHIQNARKFLKGMEIGEEILFD; encoded by the coding sequence ATGGAACCCTACCATTATATTAGTTCGGCAGTTCTGGATTTGCAGGTTATATATGACATCATTAAGAACAATAAAAAACTGGAGTTAAGTGATGAGGCGCGATTAAATATTGAAAAGTCCCGCAGTTTTTTAGATAAGAAGATCAATGAAAATGACAAACCCATCTACGGGATCAACACCGGGTTTGGCTCCCTTTGCAATGTTAAGATATCCCAGGAAAACCTTACTGAGCTACAGGAAAATTTAGTAATGTCCCACGCATGTGGAAGCGGACCCAAGGTTAAAAAACCTATAATAAGGCTCATGCTGCTGCTGAAGATACAGTCCTTAAGCTATGGCAATTCTGGTGTGGCATTAACAACTGTTCAAAGACTGGTAGATTTTTATAATGAAGATATCCTGCCCGTGGTTTATGAACAGGGTTCCCTGGGAGCTTCTGGTGATTTAGCGCCACTGGCACATCTATCGCTTCCCCTAATAGGCAAAGGGGAAGTTTATTTTAAAGGCGAGGTGCTTCCAGGGGAAGAAATCCTGAAGAAGTTTGGATGGGAACCATTAAGATTGCAGTCTAAAGAGGGACTTGCTCTCTTGAACGGAACACAATTTATGAGTGCCCACGGTATCTATGCTCTATTGGAAACTTACAAGATATGTTACCTGGCAGATTTGGTTGGAGCGGTTTCTGTAGACGCATTTGACTGTAATATGTCTCCCTTTGATGAATTGGTCCATATGGTAAGGCCGCACAGGGGGCAAATCAAAACAGCAGAAAGACTGCGAGAGTTTCTTGATGGCAGTGAAATAGCTGCAAAAGAAAAGGAAATTGTTCAGGATCCTTATTCATTTCGGTGTATCCCACAGGTGCATGGAGCAACGAAGGACACGATCTCTTTTGTTAGAAAAACTTTCAAGACCGAGATCAATTCAGTAACAGATAATCCCAATATTTTTATAGAGGCCAACAAAATTATATCAGGTGGCAATTTTCACGGTCAAACCCTGGCTTTGGCCCTTGATTATATGGCTATTGCCCTGGCAGAACTCGGCAATATTTCTGAACGCCGAACCTATCAATTAGTTTCGGGTCTTAGGGGTTTACCAACTTTCCTTGTGGAGAACCCGGGCTTGAACAGTGGTTTTATGATCCCGCAATATACCGCGGCCAGTATAGTGAGCCAAAACAAGATGTATGCTATGCCCGCAAGTATAGATTCAATAGTCTCTTCAAACGGGCAGGAGGATCACGTGAGTATGGGAGCAAATGGAGCTACTAAAGTGCTTAGGGTGCTGGATAATATCACCACGATCCTGGCCATTGAACTGTTTAATGCATCCCAGGCCTTACATTTTAGAGAACCTGCAAAATCATCCCGTTTTATTGAAGAATTTGTAGGCTCCTTTAGAGAGCTGGTGCCTATAGTCAAGGAAGACCAGGTTATGGCTACCCATATTCAAAATGCCAGGAAATTCCTAAAAGGAATGGAAATAGGGGAGGAAATACTTTTTGATTAA
- a CDS encoding DUF7793 family protein — protein MTEDIIKLDFGKVWFKDNVLIAELNEGILLDVEQNRKLLEMGKKAFSNRPYGYVSFRKNSYAVNPMVYLESASTTNLKAIAVVTTNETCRQNAILEKQFFKDRNSFEVFETLEEALNWLKFKVDI, from the coding sequence ATGACTGAAGATATAATTAAACTGGACTTTGGAAAAGTTTGGTTCAAAGATAATGTACTCATTGCAGAGCTCAATGAAGGAATTCTCCTTGACGTGGAGCAAAACCGAAAATTGTTGGAGATGGGAAAAAAAGCTTTTTCCAACCGTCCATATGGATATGTTTCATTTCGTAAGAATTCCTATGCCGTCAATCCAATGGTTTACCTTGAGAGTGCCAGCACAACAAATCTAAAGGCGATCGCCGTAGTTACTACAAACGAAACGTGCAGGCAAAATGCTATTTTGGAAAAACAATTTTTTAAAGACCGCAATTCCTTTGAGGTTTTCGAAACCCTGGAAGAAGCCCTCAATTGGTTGAAATTTAAAGTAGATATTTAA
- a CDS encoding ATP-dependent Clp protease ATP-binding subunit, translated as MDDNFSPKVKDVIAYSKEEALRLGHDFIGTEHLMLGLLRDGDGKAINILNALDIDLSHLRRKVEILSPANPAATGVSNEKKNLHLTRQAERALKTTFLEAKLFQSSSINTAHLLLCILRNENDPTTKLLNKLKIDYDGVKDQFKYMITNEDDFLEAPRAESFSDEDSSTDDATKDNPFSSSGGKTNKKSKTPVLDNFGRDLTAMAEIDKLDPVVGREKEIERVSQILSRRKKNNPLLIGEPGVGKSAIAEGLALRIVKRKVSRILFDKRVVTLDLASLVAGTKYRGQFEERMKAVMNELEKNDDIILFIDEIHTIVGAGGATGSLDASNMFKPALARGEIQCIGATTLDEYRQYIEKDGALERRFQKVIVEPTTVDETLEILNNIKNKYEEHHNVSYTEEAIDACVKLTNRYMTDRFLPDKAIDALDEAGARVHITNIEVPKQILDLERKLEEVRESKNAVVKKQKYEEAAKLRDDEKNLEKQLAVAQEKWEEESKKHKETVTEDHVADVVSMMTGVPVNRIAQTEINKLAELPKRIKGKVIGQDDAVNKVVKAIQRNRAGLKDPNKPIGSFIFLGQTGVGKTQLAKILAKELFDNEDTLIRIDMSEYMEKFAVSRLIGAPPGYIGYEEGGQLTEKVRRKPYAVLLLDEVEKAHPDVFNMLLQVLDDGYLTDSLGRKIDFRNTIIIMTSNIGSRKLKDFGQGVGFGTAAKRSQIDENARSVIESALKKAFAPEFLNRIDDVVIFNSLEKEDIHKIIDIELRKLYERIGLIGYTLTLSDKAKDYIAEKGFDKDYGARPLNRAIQKYIEDALAEEIITSNLTEGDKIFMDLDESKQELTIKIEKAAKETES; from the coding sequence ATGGATGATAATTTTTCACCCAAAGTTAAAGATGTCATAGCATACAGCAAGGAGGAAGCTCTAAGGCTGGGCCATGACTTTATAGGAACCGAGCATTTAATGCTGGGACTCCTGCGTGATGGGGATGGTAAAGCTATAAATATATTGAATGCTCTTGATATAGACCTTAGTCATTTGAGACGTAAAGTAGAAATATTAAGCCCAGCTAACCCGGCTGCAACCGGAGTGTCCAACGAGAAGAAGAACCTGCACCTAACCCGGCAGGCAGAGCGTGCATTGAAAACCACGTTCCTGGAAGCAAAATTGTTTCAAAGTTCTTCCATAAACACCGCTCACCTACTGTTGTGTATTTTAAGAAATGAAAATGACCCTACGACTAAACTTCTTAATAAACTTAAGATCGATTATGACGGGGTTAAAGATCAATTTAAATATATGATCACCAATGAAGATGATTTCCTTGAAGCTCCAAGGGCAGAATCCTTCAGCGACGAGGACAGCAGCACAGATGATGCTACCAAGGATAACCCCTTTAGCAGCTCCGGTGGTAAAACTAATAAAAAATCTAAAACCCCTGTTTTGGATAATTTTGGCCGTGACCTAACAGCAATGGCTGAAATTGATAAGCTTGACCCCGTAGTAGGAAGAGAAAAAGAAATTGAGCGTGTAAGCCAAATCCTTAGCAGGCGTAAAAAGAACAACCCATTACTTATAGGAGAACCCGGGGTAGGTAAATCTGCAATTGCAGAAGGACTTGCTCTACGCATTGTGAAACGGAAGGTTTCCAGGATCCTTTTTGATAAAAGGGTAGTTACTCTGGACCTTGCCAGCCTCGTTGCAGGTACTAAATATCGCGGACAGTTTGAGGAACGTATGAAGGCCGTGATGAACGAGCTTGAGAAAAATGATGATATCATCCTGTTCATTGATGAGATACATACCATTGTTGGAGCCGGTGGAGCCACAGGCAGTCTTGATGCCAGCAATATGTTCAAACCTGCTCTTGCAAGAGGTGAGATCCAGTGTATTGGTGCCACTACCCTGGATGAGTACAGGCAGTATATAGAGAAAGATGGGGCGCTTGAAAGAAGATTCCAGAAGGTGATAGTAGAACCTACAACCGTGGATGAAACCCTCGAGATCCTTAATAATATAAAGAACAAGTATGAGGAACATCACAATGTATCTTATACTGAAGAGGCCATTGACGCCTGTGTAAAGTTAACAAACAGGTATATGACAGACAGGTTCCTGCCAGACAAGGCTATTGATGCCCTGGATGAGGCCGGGGCCCGTGTTCATATTACTAATATCGAAGTTCCAAAGCAAATCCTTGACCTGGAGCGTAAACTGGAAGAAGTACGTGAAAGCAAGAACGCCGTTGTAAAGAAGCAAAAATATGAAGAAGCGGCTAAGTTAAGGGATGATGAAAAGAACCTGGAAAAACAGCTTGCTGTTGCCCAGGAGAAATGGGAAGAGGAATCCAAAAAACATAAAGAAACAGTAACCGAGGATCATGTGGCAGATGTTGTTTCTATGATGACAGGAGTTCCTGTGAACAGGATCGCACAAACAGAGATCAATAAACTGGCAGAATTGCCTAAACGCATTAAAGGAAAAGTAATTGGCCAGGATGATGCTGTGAATAAAGTGGTAAAAGCCATACAGCGTAACCGCGCAGGACTTAAAGACCCTAATAAACCAATTGGTTCCTTTATCTTCCTTGGACAAACAGGAGTTGGAAAAACCCAGCTTGCAAAGATCCTTGCAAAGGAACTCTTTGACAATGAGGACACCCTCATTCGTATTGATATGAGTGAGTATATGGAGAAATTTGCCGTATCAAGATTGATTGGTGCCCCTCCGGGATACATTGGTTATGAAGAAGGAGGCCAGCTTACTGAAAAGGTAAGAAGAAAACCATATGCAGTACTCCTCCTGGATGAGGTTGAAAAAGCTCACCCAGATGTATTCAATATGCTACTGCAGGTACTTGATGACGGTTATCTTACAGATAGTCTTGGAAGAAAAATAGACTTTAGGAACACAATTATTATTATGACTTCCAATATAGGATCCAGAAAACTGAAGGATTTTGGGCAGGGAGTTGGATTTGGTACAGCTGCCAAACGTTCTCAAATTGATGAGAATGCCCGCAGCGTAATTGAAAGTGCACTTAAAAAAGCATTTGCTCCAGAGTTTCTTAACAGGATAGATGATGTTGTGATCTTTAACTCTTTAGAAAAAGAAGATATTCATAAGATCATTGACATTGAACTTAGAAAGCTTTACGAGCGTATAGGTTTGATAGGTTACACCCTTACATTAAGCGACAAAGCAAAAGATTATATTGCTGAAAAAGGTTTTGATAAGGATTATGGCGCAAGGCCCTTGAACCGGGCTATTCAAAAATATATTGAAGATGCACTGGCAGAGGAGATCATTACCTCAAATCTTACTGAAGGTGATAAGATCTTTATGGATCTGGATGAATCTAAACAGGAACTTACTATTAAAATAGAGAAGGCCGCAAAAGAAACAGAATCTTAG